A genomic segment from Tessaracoccus defluvii encodes:
- a CDS encoding L-fucose isomerase: protein MTNYPKIGIRPIIDGRRRGVRESLEDQTMNMAKRVAELYESELRYPDGTPVQVVIADSTIGGVAEAQAAGVKFRRENVGLTLSVTPCWCYGTETVDMDRNMPHAIWGFNGSERPGAVYLAAALAGHAQLGIPAFGIYGENVLDADDESIPEAEKDRLLAYARAGLAVAQMRHKSYLAMGGVSMGIAGSVVKDEFWVKYLGMRNEYIDMSEFDRRVREEIYDKDEYEKAYAWVRANLKQGRDFNPEEQQMPDQYDSWWEYCTKMTLIARDLMVGNPRLAELGFGEEANGHGALAAGFQGQRQWTDGMPNGDLMETILNTTFDWNGKRAPYMLATENDALNGASMVFNYLLTNKSQLFSDVRTYWSPEAVERVTGHKLEGRAAGGVIDLRNSGSTTLDGTFAATQDGENVIKNWWELTDEDCQAMLDATEFHPANVGYFRGGGFSTHFRSAGEVPVTMCRINLVDGLGPVLQIAEGYTVELPDEVATTIEMRTDPAWPTTWFVPNITGEGAFSSVYEVMNQWGANHGAISYGHIGADLITLASMLRIPVNMHNVPEEKIFRPKVWSSFGTKDLEGADFRACANFGPLYA from the coding sequence GTGACCAACTACCCCAAGATCGGCATCCGACCCATCATCGATGGCCGCCGTCGTGGAGTCCGCGAGAGCCTCGAGGACCAGACGATGAACATGGCCAAGCGGGTGGCGGAGCTCTACGAGTCCGAACTGCGTTACCCCGACGGCACCCCCGTTCAGGTGGTGATCGCGGACAGCACCATCGGCGGTGTCGCCGAGGCCCAGGCCGCCGGCGTGAAGTTCCGTCGCGAGAACGTCGGGCTCACCCTGTCCGTCACCCCGTGCTGGTGCTACGGCACAGAGACGGTGGACATGGACCGCAACATGCCACACGCCATCTGGGGCTTCAACGGTTCCGAGCGTCCCGGCGCCGTGTACCTGGCGGCCGCGCTCGCCGGTCACGCCCAGCTGGGCATCCCCGCCTTCGGCATCTACGGCGAGAACGTCCTCGACGCCGATGACGAGAGCATCCCCGAGGCCGAGAAGGACCGCCTCCTCGCCTACGCCCGCGCCGGCCTCGCCGTCGCGCAGATGCGCCACAAGTCGTACCTGGCGATGGGTGGCGTGTCCATGGGCATCGCCGGCTCCGTCGTCAAGGACGAGTTCTGGGTCAAGTACCTCGGCATGCGCAACGAGTACATCGACATGTCCGAGTTCGACCGCCGCGTCCGCGAGGAGATCTACGACAAGGACGAGTACGAGAAGGCCTACGCCTGGGTGCGGGCCAACCTGAAGCAGGGCCGCGACTTCAACCCCGAAGAGCAGCAGATGCCCGACCAGTACGACTCGTGGTGGGAATACTGCACCAAGATGACGCTGATCGCCCGCGACCTCATGGTCGGCAACCCGCGCCTGGCCGAGCTCGGCTTCGGCGAGGAGGCCAACGGCCACGGCGCCCTCGCGGCGGGCTTCCAGGGCCAGCGTCAGTGGACCGACGGCATGCCCAACGGTGACCTGATGGAGACCATCCTCAACACCACGTTCGACTGGAACGGCAAGCGCGCCCCCTACATGCTGGCGACCGAGAACGACGCCCTCAACGGCGCGTCGATGGTGTTCAACTACCTGCTGACCAACAAGTCACAGCTGTTCTCCGACGTCCGCACCTACTGGAGCCCCGAGGCCGTCGAGCGCGTCACGGGACACAAGCTCGAGGGACGCGCCGCCGGCGGCGTCATCGACCTGCGCAACTCCGGCTCGACCACCCTCGACGGCACGTTCGCGGCCACGCAGGACGGCGAGAACGTCATCAAGAACTGGTGGGAGCTCACCGACGAGGATTGCCAGGCGATGCTCGACGCGACCGAGTTCCACCCGGCCAACGTCGGCTACTTCCGTGGCGGCGGCTTCTCGACACACTTCCGCTCCGCGGGCGAGGTGCCGGTGACGATGTGCCGCATCAACCTGGTCGACGGGCTCGGCCCGGTCCTCCAGATCGCCGAGGGCTACACCGTCGAACTGCCCGACGAGGTCGCCACCACGATCGAGATGCGCACCGACCCGGCCTGGCCGACCACCTGGTTCGTGCCGAACATCACCGGCGAGGGTGCCTTCAGCAGCGTCTACGAGGTCATGAACCAGTGGGGCGCGAACCACGGGGCCATCTCGTACGGCCACATCGGTGCCGACCTGATCACGCTGGCCTCGATGCTGCGCATCCCGGTCAACATGCACAACGTGCCGGAGGAGAAGATCTTCCGGCCCAAGGTGTGGTCGTCCTTCGGGACGAAGGATCTCGAAGGTGCGGACTTCCGCGCCTGCGCGAACTTCGGCCCGCTGTACGCCTGA
- a CDS encoding ABC transporter substrate-binding protein: MRMLRSTIAVSAALMLGLTACSTSTPGGTPAPSETKPATSAPAESTPPAESTLPADGEIPKGDGTQTIYLVSKGFQHRFWQAVKEGAEQAGAEYGYKVEFVGPPSEKDVTIQLDQLETALATKPAAIGLAALDTAAATDVLDRISAANIPLVAFDSGVDSDAPITTVQTDNYAAAQEAAKHMAELIGNKGTVGLVCHDVTSQTGKQRCDGFQDWMKDNAPDVKLLEPLVAGSVDEATNAAKSLINSTPDISGVYGTNEAAATGAVQASIEVNKAGLQVVGFDSGEIQMSAIRDGKQAGAITQSPVKMGYETVTAAIKAINGMELPKIIDSGFAWYDKSNIDDPEIAANLYE; the protein is encoded by the coding sequence ATGCGCATGCTGCGCTCGACCATCGCAGTCTCCGCCGCGCTGATGCTCGGCCTGACCGCCTGCTCCACGTCCACCCCCGGCGGCACCCCCGCCCCGTCCGAGACCAAGCCGGCCACCAGTGCGCCGGCGGAGTCCACCCCGCCCGCCGAGTCGACCCTTCCGGCCGACGGTGAGATCCCGAAGGGTGACGGCACCCAGACGATCTACCTCGTTTCCAAGGGCTTCCAGCACCGCTTCTGGCAGGCCGTCAAGGAAGGCGCCGAGCAGGCCGGTGCCGAATACGGTTACAAGGTCGAGTTCGTCGGCCCTCCCAGCGAGAAGGACGTGACCATCCAGCTCGACCAGCTCGAGACCGCTCTGGCCACCAAGCCGGCCGCCATCGGGCTGGCTGCGCTTGACACCGCCGCCGCCACCGACGTTCTCGACCGCATCTCGGCCGCCAACATCCCGCTGGTCGCCTTCGACTCGGGCGTCGACTCCGACGCCCCGATCACCACGGTCCAGACCGACAACTACGCCGCCGCTCAGGAGGCCGCCAAGCACATGGCCGAGCTCATCGGCAACAAGGGGACCGTCGGCCTCGTCTGCCACGATGTCACGTCCCAGACCGGTAAGCAGCGCTGCGACGGCTTCCAGGACTGGATGAAGGACAACGCCCCCGACGTCAAGCTGCTCGAGCCGCTCGTCGCCGGATCCGTCGACGAGGCCACCAACGCCGCCAAGTCGCTGATCAACTCCACGCCGGACATCTCCGGTGTCTACGGCACCAACGAGGCCGCCGCCACCGGTGCCGTCCAGGCATCCATCGAGGTCAACAAGGCTGGTCTCCAGGTCGTCGGCTTCGACTCCGGCGAGATCCAGATGAGCGCCATCCGTGACGGCAAGCAGGCCGGCGCCATCACCCAGTCGCCGGTCAAGATGGGCTACGAGACGGTCACCGCCGCCATCAAGGCCATCAACGGCATGGAACTGCCGAAGATCATCGACTCCGGCTTCGCCTGGTACGACAAGAGCAACATCGACGATCCCGAGATCGCCGCGAACCTCTACGAGTGA
- a CDS encoding helix-turn-helix transcriptional regulator, with protein MLIGRNRQLAELILAGSERRTGVVTWLQGTEGVGKSTLARAASAQSGRVVHHIDVYPEDRDHPLAAVRELGALLGVGLDEAEPSRSLLGALEAAGPCCILLEDAQWMDEASQQVLWQVVRRSRLLPVWMIVTSTAESGPLFDGLSLLLRSPDRGRLIRIPEFTEAETADFLRTELGFPVEGDALIRAHAITGGSPALLSSLVDQLRLAGRAVNVRTVLNTLTTRHRGSGLVRDHVATVMATASPTERASLIALAQSGDLSTAQLGKILEAQSLPDTGAASLTDSGLVERSGPQLVRLRYKGAAGEILDHATWTESRDSHAALAEVLGGLEALDHAVAAAGPAEAPAVLADLQVRLIDAYAQHDLTLAFRLAHLASRLDPSVTIEVVLAALRSGRPTRLLDIADDLADLPPSVLRTSVEALLDTEQLDVTSAVERLTRLDPAAIADPRELVILTQACVHLVMRSLLESTPPLRDAFRPLLVTLRDRSNDTTLPPWQAAELALNAVVLEALIVHAFDDRVPPAERIEPLLALADRAAADPRTAAVAPLVSSLAGILHYVVGDLSAAHEELKLTGPLFPPMLLLQTQLTQATLAFLHGDWDRAHTLADRQLGNALDALEVGTWQQAFAVASLVPAVRGEDDVVRTHLDWQASATVASVGEAQRNLTLAWQAIARGDQGDVVAALLDPVWHAGLISYTGSLTSGALRVSAHARAGNLDGAAAARSAILTEPYERRARDYALAHSDAMLAAAAGDATAAERLFTEAVDHLDAHEAAHPRATLRVYRIVLAEDWVRSTLAAGGTPSAAAIYLLAESTRLLAANGAGAWRDRLARLAAGLPATHSVPAARHRLESLTSREREVASLAASGLTNKEIASQLFVTVRTAEYHVHNAMTKLQVSSRARLHGVFAASGR; from the coding sequence ATGCTGATCGGGCGGAACAGGCAGCTGGCTGAGCTGATCCTGGCAGGCTCCGAGCGCCGCACCGGCGTCGTCACCTGGTTGCAGGGCACGGAGGGCGTCGGAAAGTCGACGCTGGCGCGCGCCGCATCCGCCCAGTCGGGCCGGGTTGTCCACCACATCGACGTCTACCCCGAGGACCGCGATCACCCGCTGGCGGCCGTCAGGGAACTGGGCGCCCTGCTCGGCGTCGGCCTTGACGAGGCCGAACCCTCCCGCAGCCTGCTGGGGGCGCTGGAGGCGGCCGGTCCCTGCTGCATCCTCCTTGAGGACGCCCAGTGGATGGACGAGGCCTCACAGCAGGTGTTGTGGCAGGTCGTGCGGCGCAGCCGCCTCCTGCCCGTGTGGATGATCGTGACGAGCACGGCCGAGTCCGGCCCCCTCTTCGACGGCCTGTCGCTCCTGCTCCGGTCGCCGGACCGGGGCCGGCTCATCCGGATCCCCGAGTTCACGGAGGCGGAGACCGCCGACTTCCTCCGGACCGAGCTCGGGTTCCCCGTCGAAGGCGATGCCCTCATCCGCGCCCACGCCATCACGGGCGGCTCACCCGCGCTCCTCTCCTCACTGGTGGACCAGCTGCGGCTGGCCGGACGCGCTGTCAACGTCCGCACCGTCCTGAACACACTGACGACCCGTCACCGCGGCAGCGGCCTGGTCCGCGACCACGTCGCCACCGTCATGGCCACCGCCTCACCGACCGAGCGCGCCTCGCTGATCGCCCTCGCCCAGTCCGGCGACCTCAGCACCGCACAGCTGGGCAAGATCCTGGAAGCCCAGTCCCTCCCCGACACCGGCGCGGCCTCGCTGACCGACTCGGGGCTGGTCGAACGCAGCGGCCCGCAGCTGGTCCGTCTCCGGTACAAGGGGGCCGCCGGCGAGATCCTCGACCATGCGACGTGGACCGAGTCACGCGACTCGCACGCTGCGCTCGCCGAGGTACTCGGCGGTCTCGAGGCCCTCGATCATGCAGTGGCCGCCGCCGGCCCGGCCGAGGCCCCTGCCGTCCTGGCCGATCTGCAGGTCCGGTTGATCGACGCCTACGCGCAGCACGACCTGACGCTCGCCTTCCGGCTGGCCCACCTGGCCTCCAGGCTCGACCCTTCGGTCACCATCGAGGTCGTGCTCGCCGCGCTGCGTTCCGGCCGCCCCACCAGGCTGCTCGACATCGCCGACGACCTCGCCGACCTTCCCCCCTCCGTCCTGCGGACGTCCGTGGAGGCACTGCTCGACACTGAGCAGCTCGACGTCACGTCAGCGGTCGAGCGCCTCACCCGCCTGGACCCTGCCGCCATCGCCGACCCCCGGGAACTGGTCATCCTCACCCAGGCCTGCGTCCACCTCGTGATGCGCTCCCTCCTGGAGTCGACCCCGCCGCTCCGCGACGCCTTCCGCCCCCTGCTGGTCACGCTCCGGGACCGCTCGAACGACACGACCCTGCCTCCCTGGCAGGCGGCCGAGCTGGCCCTCAACGCCGTGGTGCTCGAGGCCCTGATCGTGCACGCCTTCGACGACCGGGTACCGCCCGCGGAGCGGATCGAGCCTCTGCTGGCGTTGGCGGACCGCGCTGCCGCCGATCCCCGGACCGCCGCGGTGGCCCCGCTCGTCTCCTCCCTCGCCGGAATCCTGCATTACGTGGTGGGCGATCTCTCCGCGGCGCACGAGGAGCTGAAGCTCACCGGTCCGCTGTTCCCCCCGATGCTGCTGTTGCAGACCCAGCTCACCCAGGCCACGCTCGCCTTCCTGCACGGCGACTGGGACCGCGCGCACACTCTGGCCGACCGGCAACTCGGCAACGCGCTCGACGCGCTCGAGGTCGGCACGTGGCAGCAGGCGTTCGCGGTCGCGAGTCTCGTTCCCGCGGTGCGGGGGGAGGACGACGTCGTCCGCACTCACCTGGACTGGCAGGCGTCAGCCACGGTCGCATCGGTGGGCGAGGCGCAACGGAACCTGACGCTGGCCTGGCAGGCGATCGCCCGCGGGGACCAGGGGGATGTCGTCGCCGCTCTTCTCGATCCGGTCTGGCATGCGGGCCTCATCTCCTACACAGGCTCCCTCACCTCCGGGGCGTTGCGCGTCTCGGCGCACGCGAGGGCAGGCAACCTGGACGGCGCCGCCGCGGCACGGTCCGCGATCCTGACCGAGCCCTACGAGCGGAGGGCACGTGACTACGCCCTCGCCCACAGTGACGCCATGCTGGCGGCCGCCGCGGGCGACGCCACCGCAGCGGAGCGCCTGTTCACCGAGGCAGTGGACCATCTCGATGCGCATGAGGCGGCACATCCCCGGGCGACTCTGCGCGTGTACCGGATCGTGCTCGCCGAGGACTGGGTACGCTCCACCCTCGCCGCAGGCGGGACCCCCTCGGCAGCTGCGATCTACCTGCTCGCCGAGAGCACCCGTCTGCTGGCGGCGAACGGCGCCGGCGCCTGGAGGGACCGGCTGGCCAGGCTCGCCGCAGGTCTCCCCGCGACGCACTCCGTCCCCGCCGCTCGCCACCGGCTCGAGTCGCTGACGAGCCGGGAGCGGGAAGTCGCGTCGCTAGCCGCCTCGGGGCTCACCAACAAGGAGATCGCGTCGCAGCTGTTCGTCACCGTACGCACAGCCGAGTACCACGTGCACAATGCGATGACGAAGCTGCAGGTGTCATCGCGCGCGCGGCTCCACGGCGTCTTCGCCGCCTCCGGCCGCTGA
- a CDS encoding rhamnulokinase — translation MPVTVLAVDLGSSSGRVVAGTYRDGRIDEVEVRRFPHRARHIDGYLSWDLDFIRDEVVAGLRDAVAMFPDAISVSVDTWGVDYVPLDGDGRPVTPGRCYRDDRTTRTLDGYCARLDDEAAWAATGIAPAVINSSNQLFAYLTEEPEAAGRTERVLFLADYFTFLLTGIPGWSRSPASTSGLCVPGADAFSGDVLDALGIPASWFGAVAPEHAVVGPCTVEGLGQLTVVRAGGHDTACAVHALQRDTARDAYFLSCGSWSVLGVLRDGPLLSQEARELGISNEARADAGLRPLFNLTGLWILQECQRQWRDEGRTHDIVELLRLAEAAPSTGIVIDTEDPRFAVPDAMVDRVREVIDEAGTGLPTLDEGAIVRVVLESLATRYADGVAALDALTGARVPQLNLVGGGSRNALLCQLTADAVGMPVVAGPVEASVLGSMLAQLEVMGHLAPADRNAVIGATASTVRYDPAR, via the coding sequence GTGCCGGTCACCGTCCTCGCCGTAGACCTCGGCTCATCCTCGGGCCGCGTCGTCGCCGGTACCTACCGCGACGGCCGCATCGACGAGGTCGAGGTGCGCCGGTTCCCCCACCGCGCCCGACACATCGACGGCTACCTGAGCTGGGACCTCGACTTCATCCGCGACGAGGTCGTCGCAGGACTCCGTGACGCCGTCGCGATGTTCCCCGACGCCATCAGCGTCTCCGTGGACACGTGGGGTGTCGACTACGTGCCGCTCGACGGAGACGGTCGCCCCGTCACACCCGGCCGTTGCTACCGCGACGACCGCACGACGCGGACCCTCGACGGGTACTGCGCCCGCCTCGACGACGAGGCCGCCTGGGCCGCCACGGGGATCGCGCCCGCCGTCATCAACTCCAGCAACCAGCTCTTCGCCTACCTGACCGAGGAGCCCGAGGCCGCCGGGCGCACCGAGCGCGTCCTGTTCCTCGCCGACTACTTCACCTTCCTCCTGACTGGGATACCCGGGTGGTCCCGCTCGCCCGCCTCCACCTCCGGACTCTGCGTCCCGGGCGCCGACGCCTTCTCCGGCGACGTGCTCGACGCCCTCGGCATCCCCGCCTCCTGGTTCGGCGCCGTCGCGCCCGAACACGCCGTCGTCGGGCCGTGCACCGTCGAGGGGCTCGGACAGTTGACGGTGGTGCGGGCCGGCGGCCACGACACCGCCTGCGCGGTGCACGCGCTGCAGCGCGACACCGCCCGCGACGCCTACTTCCTGAGCTGCGGCTCCTGGTCGGTGCTCGGTGTGCTGCGTGACGGGCCGCTGCTGTCCCAGGAGGCGAGGGAGCTGGGCATCTCCAACGAGGCCCGCGCCGACGCCGGGCTGCGGCCGCTGTTCAACCTGACGGGTCTGTGGATCCTCCAGGAATGCCAGCGCCAGTGGCGTGACGAGGGCCGCACGCACGACATCGTCGAACTGCTGCGGCTGGCGGAGGCCGCGCCGTCGACCGGGATCGTGATCGACACCGAGGATCCGCGGTTCGCGGTCCCCGACGCGATGGTCGACCGCGTGCGCGAAGTGATCGATGAGGCCGGTACCGGCCTCCCGACGCTCGATGAGGGGGCTATCGTTCGGGTCGTGCTGGAGTCCCTCGCCACCCGCTACGCCGACGGCGTCGCCGCCCTCGACGCGCTGACCGGCGCGCGCGTGCCGCAGTTGAATCTCGTCGGCGGCGGATCGCGCAACGCGCTGCTCTGCCAGTTGACGGCGGACGCCGTCGGCATGCCCGTCGTCGCCGGCCCGGTGGAGGCCTCCGTGCTGGGCTCGATGCTGGCCCAGCTCGAGGTGATGGGGCACCTGGCTCCGGCGGACCGCAACGCCGTTATCGGAGCCACCGCTTCGACCGTCCGTTACGATCCGGCGCGATGA
- a CDS encoding sugar ABC transporter ATP-binding protein, producing the protein MSKLLELKNVSKTFPGVKALQGVNLDLMSGEVLGLCGENGAGKSTLMKILTGIYTPDPGAEIWLQGTQVEVHDVNHARSLGLSIIHQELNMVPDLTVAQNLYIGRPGSHRRGFINDAALNKRAGELFDRLGMHLDPKALIRDLSVARQQMVEIARALSYDSRILVMDEPTAALTVAETDALFGMIRDFVTPETGLIYISHRMPEIEEITDRVSVLRDGQYVGTVTTKEVEIREIISMMVGREVSGDARPRTEVTSDEVVLKVENLSTKKLLEDINFEVRHGEVLGFAGLMGAGRTELARCVFGADPRQSGTISVHGKEIAIRGASDAVRAGIGYLSEDRKTFGLLLDQDIKANTVMAAMRDFSIGGFVLDGKIRTVGTEYSELLKVKTPSVNQLLGKLSGGNQQKVVIAKWLVRNCDVLIFDEPTRGIDVGAKEEIYELIEQLSAQGKAIIVISSELPEVLRVAHRIAVMAQGRITGILDNADATQENIMELATVGKPRMEGSAA; encoded by the coding sequence GTGAGCAAGCTGCTTGAGCTGAAGAACGTCTCCAAGACGTTCCCAGGCGTGAAGGCCCTGCAGGGGGTGAATCTCGATCTGATGTCTGGTGAAGTCCTCGGCCTCTGCGGAGAGAACGGAGCCGGCAAGTCGACCCTCATGAAGATCCTGACCGGGATCTACACACCTGATCCGGGTGCCGAGATCTGGCTGCAGGGGACGCAGGTCGAGGTGCACGACGTCAATCACGCCCGGTCCCTCGGGCTGAGCATCATCCACCAGGAACTCAACATGGTTCCCGACCTCACGGTCGCGCAGAACCTGTACATCGGTCGGCCCGGCAGTCACCGTCGCGGTTTCATCAACGACGCGGCACTCAACAAGCGGGCCGGGGAGCTGTTCGACCGCCTCGGGATGCACCTCGATCCCAAGGCGCTGATCCGCGACCTGTCCGTCGCCCGGCAGCAGATGGTCGAGATCGCCAGGGCGCTGTCGTACGACTCGCGCATTCTCGTGATGGACGAGCCGACCGCGGCGTTGACCGTGGCGGAGACCGACGCGCTGTTCGGCATGATCCGCGACTTCGTCACCCCTGAGACCGGGCTCATCTATATCTCCCACCGCATGCCCGAGATCGAGGAGATTACCGACCGGGTCTCGGTGCTGCGTGACGGCCAGTACGTCGGCACAGTCACCACCAAGGAGGTCGAGATCCGCGAGATCATCTCGATGATGGTGGGCCGTGAGGTCTCCGGCGACGCCCGTCCCCGCACGGAGGTCACCAGCGACGAGGTCGTCCTCAAGGTGGAGAACCTCTCCACCAAGAAGCTGCTCGAGGACATCAACTTCGAGGTGCGCCACGGCGAGGTTCTCGGGTTCGCCGGTCTGATGGGCGCCGGCCGCACGGAACTTGCCCGCTGCGTCTTCGGGGCTGACCCGCGCCAGAGCGGCACGATCAGCGTGCATGGCAAGGAGATCGCGATCCGCGGCGCCTCGGATGCGGTGCGTGCAGGCATCGGCTACCTGTCGGAGGACCGCAAGACCTTCGGTCTGCTGCTCGACCAGGACATCAAGGCCAACACCGTCATGGCGGCCATGCGTGACTTCAGCATCGGCGGGTTCGTGCTCGACGGGAAGATCCGCACCGTCGGCACGGAGTACTCGGAGCTCTTGAAGGTGAAGACGCCCAGCGTCAACCAGCTGCTGGGCAAGTTGTCCGGTGGCAACCAGCAGAAGGTCGTCATCGCCAAGTGGCTCGTGCGCAACTGCGACGTCCTCATCTTCGACGAGCCGACCCGCGGCATCGACGTGGGTGCCAAGGAGGAGATTTACGAGCTCATCGAGCAGCTCTCCGCCCAGGGCAAGGCCATCATCGTCATCTCGTCCGAGCTCCCGGAGGTGCTGCGCGTCGCGCACCGCATCGCCGTCATGGCGCAGGGACGCATCACCGGCATCCTCGACAACGCGGATGCCACCCAGGAAAACATCATGGAGCTCGCCACCGTCGGCAAGCCCCGCATGGAAGGAAGCGCCGCGTGA
- a CDS encoding ABC transporter permease: MSTTAATTTPSRVKTIAQSSLQQIFVFAALIVVYVFFMIMANGFAAPGILPDILLRAAPTGVMALGATFVIATGGIDLSVGTGLSLAAVMTAFFLGGDFLNLPLALGLLLALLFGGLVGLANGLNISFLGLPPFIATLGMMLVARGLALVISDTRPMKIENPDFRVLSTTTTIPGIPNAAVIFIVLAIIAAVILNKTLLGRYALAIGSNEEATRLSGVNVKFWKTIVYVTAGIFMAAGAVLYAARTGVVQPAEGLGMELNVIAAVVIGGTSLAGGRANILGTLVGALLMQTLITGLQMMQVNQSWQFVVTGVIVLAAVFADNVRRNRARAI, from the coding sequence GTGAGCACCACCGCAGCCACCACGACCCCCTCGAGGGTCAAGACGATCGCCCAATCGTCTCTCCAGCAGATCTTCGTCTTCGCTGCACTGATCGTCGTCTACGTGTTCTTCATGATCATGGCCAACGGCTTCGCGGCACCCGGGATCCTGCCCGACATCCTGCTGCGCGCAGCCCCGACGGGTGTGATGGCGCTCGGCGCCACCTTCGTGATCGCCACCGGCGGCATCGACCTCTCCGTGGGAACCGGACTCTCCCTGGCCGCGGTCATGACCGCCTTCTTCCTGGGTGGTGACTTCCTGAACCTCCCGCTCGCGCTGGGCCTGCTGCTCGCCCTGCTCTTCGGCGGCCTCGTCGGGCTCGCCAACGGCCTCAACATCTCGTTCCTGGGATTGCCGCCGTTCATCGCCACATTAGGCATGATGCTCGTGGCGCGCGGCCTGGCGCTGGTCATCTCCGACACGCGCCCCATGAAGATCGAGAACCCCGACTTCCGGGTGTTGTCGACGACCACGACCATTCCTGGCATCCCCAACGCCGCCGTCATCTTCATCGTGCTGGCCATCATCGCCGCGGTGATCCTCAACAAGACCCTGCTGGGCCGTTACGCACTGGCCATCGGCTCCAACGAGGAGGCGACCCGCCTCTCCGGTGTCAACGTCAAGTTCTGGAAGACCATCGTCTACGTCACCGCAGGCATCTTCATGGCGGCGGGCGCGGTGCTCTACGCCGCCCGCACCGGTGTGGTGCAGCCCGCCGAGGGCCTCGGCATGGAGCTCAACGTGATCGCGGCAGTGGTCATCGGCGGCACCTCGCTGGCCGGCGGCCGGGCCAACATCCTCGGCACCCTCGTCGGTGCCCTCCTCATGCAGACCCTCATCACGGGCCTCCAGATGATGCAGGTCAACCAGTCCTGGCAGTTCGTCGTCACCGGCGTGATCGTCCTCGCCGCCGTGTTCGCCGACAACGTCCGCAGGAACCGGGCCCGCGCCATCTGA